A window of Halobellus sp. LT62 contains these coding sequences:
- a CDS encoding DUF7563 family protein: MPDRRYTMDTNRQCERCGAAVSKQFVRVFGLDNTVHGCLNCLTRTELAVGEAAMRTETEEKEASAGIRWPTSNAP, from the coding sequence ATGCCAGATCGAAGGTACACGATGGACACGAACCGGCAGTGTGAACGGTGCGGTGCGGCCGTCAGCAAACAGTTCGTTCGGGTGTTCGGCTTGGACAACACGGTTCACGGTTGTCTCAACTGTCTCACCCGTACCGAACTGGCGGTCGGCGAGGCTGCGATGCGGACGGAGACAGAGGAGAAGGAGGCCAGCGCGGGGATCCGATGGCCGACGAGCAACGCGCCCTAA
- a CDS encoding sodium:solute symporter family protein, with protein sequence MVSSSNLLIIGITAAYLLIVLGVGHVAARATGTSREDYLMADRSFSTIILLAALFATNMTAVVMIGAPGLAYSAGAGAFGFFVVLFAFLFPVFLMTVGYRIWMVGKEFGHITPAQIINHRWDASYLGLVAMLMFTIWTIPYILVGVQGGGIVFEALTGGVVPYWLGAAIVLLVVGGYVYQGGMRGTGWTNAFQGAVFIVFLLAMFFWVPTRLGGFESATAAVAQINDGVLLNRGGIPPFQPRPWFSQGLIVALGAFMFPHLFVRYMTARSVKNLQQTAVLYPIAVIVVWTPAVLLGFWGVAQFPDLANPDFILPTLVQQTLPVWVVGFALAGILAALMSSLDGQVLTLSTFFTEDVLREFFHIGEYREIYYTRGFLILIFLAAFAGAMLTRDSIVDTATFAFSGYGLMFFPICSAFYWRRSNKYAAYAGLIWGFIGIWAFELGLLPASLTFGFLPFVPLVVTQIVLMVLVAYATEKPPKDKVKQYEQLFENIW encoded by the coding sequence ATGGTTTCGAGCTCGAATCTCCTGATTATCGGCATCACGGCCGCGTACTTACTCATCGTGCTGGGCGTCGGCCACGTGGCCGCGCGTGCGACCGGCACCTCGCGAGAGGATTACCTGATGGCGGATCGCTCCTTCAGCACGATCATCCTGCTGGCTGCGCTGTTCGCGACGAATATGACCGCTGTCGTGATGATCGGTGCCCCCGGTTTGGCGTACAGTGCTGGTGCCGGGGCGTTCGGGTTCTTCGTCGTGCTGTTCGCGTTCTTATTCCCCGTTTTCTTGATGACGGTGGGATACCGGATCTGGATGGTCGGCAAGGAGTTCGGTCACATCACGCCCGCCCAGATCATCAATCACCGGTGGGACGCGTCGTATCTCGGTCTCGTAGCGATGCTGATGTTCACTATCTGGACGATCCCTTACATCCTCGTCGGCGTTCAGGGAGGCGGTATCGTCTTCGAGGCGCTCACCGGCGGAGTTGTCCCGTACTGGTTGGGTGCCGCGATCGTCCTCCTCGTCGTCGGCGGCTACGTCTATCAGGGCGGGATGCGCGGTACCGGTTGGACGAACGCCTTCCAAGGTGCCGTCTTCATCGTCTTTCTCCTCGCGATGTTCTTCTGGGTGCCCACTCGGTTGGGCGGCTTCGAGAGCGCCACGGCGGCGGTCGCACAGATCAACGACGGAGTCCTTCTGAACAGGGGCGGTATTCCGCCGTTCCAACCCCGTCCGTGGTTCTCACAGGGACTAATCGTCGCCCTTGGCGCGTTTATGTTCCCGCACCTGTTCGTGCGGTATATGACCGCCCGCTCCGTGAAGAACCTACAGCAGACTGCAGTGCTGTACCCGATCGCGGTCATCGTCGTCTGGACTCCGGCGGTTCTCTTGGGGTTTTGGGGCGTGGCGCAGTTCCCGGACTTGGCGAATCCAGACTTCATTCTTCCGACGTTGGTCCAACAAACGCTCCCCGTGTGGGTCGTCGGGTTCGCGCTCGCGGGGATTCTCGCGGCGCTGATGTCCAGTCTGGACGGACAGGTGCTCACCTTGAGCACGTTCTTCACCGAGGACGTCCTCCGGGAGTTCTTCCACATCGGGGAGTACCGCGAGATCTACTACACACGCGGGTTCTTGATCCTCATCTTCCTCGCCGCCTTCGCTGGCGCGATGCTCACCCGCGACAGCATCGTCGATACCGCGACGTTCGCGTTCTCCGGCTATGGGTTGATGTTCTTCCCCATCTGCTCGGCGTTCTACTGGCGTCGCTCGAACAAGTACGCGGCGTACGCCGGACTGATCTGGGGATTCATCGGCATCTGGGCGTTCGAACTGGGCCTGCTTCCGGCCAGTCTGACGTTCGGATTCCTGCCGTTCGTTCCCCTCGTCGTGACCCAAATCGTTCTGATGGTGCTCGTCGCCTACGCCACGGAGAAACCCCCCAAGGATAAGGTGAAACAGTACGAACAGCTGTTCGAGAACATCTGGTAA
- a CDS encoding FAD-dependent monooxygenase, giving the protein MNVNIIGGGPGGLYASILLKKTHSDWDVTVYERNPQGVTYGWGIVFPDRTISNLAEADAPSHRAITENFERWDPFDIRYGDERYRCGGNTFASMMRTDLLTVLQDRCRDVGVDLQFETTISEPGELAAESDLCIFADGIHSRSRDAFADEFGTDIVEGEARFSWFGTEQDFEALTHIFVENDDGIWCAHTYPSPTSTFIVDCDAETWERSGLEQASESEYLSYLEDVFADHLGGHSLLSQQDQWRRFETVTNERWHHDNMVLLGDAAHTAHYSIGSGTTLAMEDAIGLMETFESHDDIERALSAYEASRRPFVDNLLSAAERSRIHFEKVARYYDLPPRQFAVHHLTRSGRLTYGSLKRRDPSFVQAFDEWFARTTPGDSVLPPAYQPLDVGGTRLENRFVRPLETTFSAVDGTPSTQQLSMVPDAAADGPGLVLTEPLAVAPDARRTTGSPGLYTEEHTDAWADVLASVPADVTVGTRLLHAGAHGGVEAQILESGGYKERESTWAPRLSDEYPVRPAEFAPDALSSSQREAVVENFSDAARRAADAGFEYLQIDGGTDSLFGDLLALEGSLDDRTELLRDVVSAVSQSWPDSNALGVTIPVSGAEPTGISMTDAFEIADRLATVGCDVVAPVDAQRGSRALDQSGPSDFSDDLRNETGISTIATAPTTSVDKVNTLVATGRADLCLFPRRVPDQ; this is encoded by the coding sequence ATGAACGTCAACATCATCGGTGGCGGCCCCGGCGGACTGTACGCGAGCATCCTGCTCAAGAAGACCCACTCCGACTGGGACGTCACCGTCTACGAGCGCAATCCACAGGGCGTAACGTACGGCTGGGGGATCGTCTTCCCCGATCGAACGATCTCGAACCTCGCCGAGGCCGACGCCCCCTCTCATCGAGCGATCACCGAAAACTTCGAGCGTTGGGATCCGTTCGACATCCGTTACGGCGACGAACGCTATCGCTGCGGCGGCAACACGTTCGCGAGTATGATGCGGACTGATCTGCTCACGGTGCTGCAAGATCGCTGTCGGGACGTCGGCGTCGATCTCCAGTTCGAGACGACCATCTCAGAGCCGGGGGAACTGGCGGCTGAATCCGACCTCTGCATCTTCGCAGACGGTATCCACAGTCGCTCGCGCGACGCGTTCGCCGACGAGTTCGGCACCGACATCGTCGAGGGCGAAGCGCGTTTTTCGTGGTTCGGCACCGAGCAGGACTTCGAGGCGCTCACGCACATCTTCGTCGAGAACGACGACGGCATCTGGTGTGCGCACACGTACCCGAGCCCGACGAGCACGTTCATCGTCGACTGCGACGCGGAGACGTGGGAACGGTCCGGCCTCGAACAGGCCAGCGAGTCGGAGTACCTCTCCTACCTCGAAGACGTGTTCGCCGACCACCTCGGCGGACACTCGCTGCTGTCCCAACAGGACCAGTGGCGGCGATTCGAGACGGTGACGAACGAGCGCTGGCACCACGACAATATGGTCCTCCTCGGCGATGCGGCCCACACAGCCCACTATTCGATCGGATCGGGAACGACGCTCGCGATGGAGGACGCAATCGGACTGATGGAGACGTTCGAGTCTCACGACGACATCGAACGGGCGCTTTCGGCCTATGAGGCATCGAGGCGGCCGTTCGTCGATAACCTTCTCTCGGCGGCGGAGCGCAGCCGAATCCACTTCGAGAAGGTCGCGCGATACTACGACCTGCCCCCGCGACAGTTCGCGGTGCACCATCTCACGCGGAGCGGTCGGCTCACCTACGGGAGTCTGAAGCGACGGGATCCGTCGTTCGTGCAGGCGTTCGACGAGTGGTTCGCACGGACGACGCCGGGCGACTCGGTGCTTCCCCCGGCGTATCAACCCCTCGATGTCGGCGGCACCCGCCTCGAAAACCGGTTCGTTCGACCGCTCGAAACGACATTTTCCGCGGTCGACGGCACACCGTCCACCCAACAACTGTCGATGGTGCCCGACGCCGCCGCGGACGGTCCTGGACTGGTGCTCACGGAACCGCTCGCCGTCGCTCCGGACGCGCGTCGAACCACCGGATCACCGGGGTTGTACACCGAGGAACATACCGACGCGTGGGCCGATGTCCTCGCGTCCGTCCCCGCGGACGTCACCGTCGGAACGCGGTTACTTCACGCGGGCGCTCACGGTGGCGTTGAGGCTCAAATTCTCGAATCCGGGGGATACAAGGAACGAGAATCGACGTGGGCTCCGCGACTCAGCGACGAGTATCCGGTTCGGCCAGCCGAGTTCGCGCCGGATGCACTCTCGTCATCTCAGCGCGAAGCGGTCGTCGAGAACTTCTCGGATGCAGCGCGGCGGGCGGCCGACGCTGGATTCGAGTACCTCCAGATCGACGGCGGTACCGATTCGCTGTTCGGCGATCTCCTCGCTCTCGAAGGGTCGCTCGACGACCGCACTGAACTCCTCCGAGACGTCGTTTCAGCAGTCTCTCAGTCGTGGCCCGATTCGAACGCCTTGGGCGTCACGATCCCTGTTTCTGGGGCGGAACCAACGGGAATATCGATGACGGATGCGTTCGAAATCGCAGATCGACTCGCGACGGTCGGCTGTGATGTGGTCGCCCCCGTCGACGCGCAGCGTGGCTCGCGTGCCCTCGATCAATCGGGTCCGAGCGATTTCAGTGACGATCTCCGCAACGAAACCGGGATTTCCACGATCGCGACTGCGCCGACGACGTCCGTCGACAAAGTGAACACGCTCGTTGCGACCGGCCGGGCGGATCTGTGTCTCTTCCCCCGGCGGGTTCCGGATCAGTAG
- the glmS gene encoding glutamine--fructose-6-phosphate transaminase (isomerizing), translated as MCGIIVRAGVGDALGELLTGLRNLEYRGYDSAGVALRRNDGEIVVCKREGETDALEADLDSDRLSGSVGIGHTRWSTHGAPSDANAHPHTDGSNRVAVVHNGIIRNYETLRRELRDRGHEFTSETDTEVIPHLVADALDAGIDPETAFRSAIDRIEGSYAIAMVVDGREEVYATRRGSPLVLGVGETANYLASDVPAFLEFTDRVVYLEDDDVVVVDAEGYQISDVAGDPIERTVETVDWDAGDARKGVYNHFMRKEIDEQPVSLRQTINGRIEGGKSVLSEFPQGSLADVDEVIFVACGTSYHAGMYGCTLLRRRGIPATAVPANEFAHEPMPVTDRTLVIAVTQSGETADTLASLRAANSSPARTLAVTNVVGSTAAREANDALFIRAGPEIGVAATKTFSSQVAAIALLADRLEDDGAGQSAGWSTAEETDRSADQIDRSVSTTATKNREGANGRTGGGDRAENDGQTAYDNGDVSELRALPDHVETVVGDGNAARLATQYADADSYFFIGRGVGYPVALEGALKFKEITYEHAEGFAAGELKHGPLALVTPATVVVAIFTGRNDERTLHNIREAQSRGAPVIGIGPESATDVREKVDEYLSYPDVGPNLAGILANVHLQLLAYHAAEIRDRAIDKPRNLAKSVTVE; from the coding sequence ATGTGTGGTATCATCGTCCGCGCCGGTGTCGGCGACGCCCTCGGAGAGCTCTTGACCGGCCTCCGAAACCTCGAGTACCGCGGGTACGACTCCGCCGGGGTGGCACTCCGGCGGAACGACGGAGAGATCGTCGTCTGCAAACGCGAGGGCGAGACAGACGCCCTCGAAGCCGACCTCGACAGTGACCGCCTGAGCGGTTCAGTGGGGATCGGACATACCCGGTGGAGCACGCACGGCGCTCCCTCCGACGCCAACGCCCACCCACATACCGACGGGTCAAACCGGGTCGCAGTCGTTCACAACGGGATCATCCGAAACTACGAGACACTCAGACGCGAACTCCGAGATCGAGGCCACGAGTTCACCAGTGAGACCGACACCGAGGTTATTCCGCATCTCGTCGCCGACGCGCTCGACGCCGGTATCGATCCCGAGACGGCGTTCCGATCGGCGATAGACCGGATCGAGGGGAGTTACGCGATCGCGATGGTCGTCGACGGTCGCGAGGAGGTGTACGCGACACGGCGCGGATCGCCGTTGGTCTTGGGGGTCGGCGAGACCGCGAACTACCTCGCGAGCGACGTCCCCGCCTTCCTCGAGTTCACCGACCGCGTGGTGTATCTCGAAGATGACGACGTCGTCGTCGTCGACGCCGAGGGCTATCAGATCTCCGACGTGGCCGGCGATCCGATCGAACGGACCGTCGAGACGGTGGACTGGGACGCCGGGGACGCCAGGAAGGGCGTGTACAATCACTTTATGCGAAAAGAGATCGACGAACAGCCCGTCTCGCTCAGACAGACTATCAACGGCCGGATCGAGGGCGGAAAGAGCGTCCTTTCGGAGTTCCCGCAGGGATCGCTCGCGGACGTCGACGAGGTGATCTTCGTCGCCTGCGGCACCTCGTATCACGCGGGGATGTACGGCTGTACGCTGCTTCGGCGACGGGGTATTCCGGCGACAGCGGTTCCCGCCAACGAGTTCGCGCACGAACCGATGCCCGTCACGGACCGCACACTCGTAATTGCCGTGACACAGAGCGGCGAAACCGCCGACACACTGGCGTCGTTGCGGGCGGCAAACAGCTCGCCGGCACGAACGCTCGCGGTGACCAACGTGGTCGGCTCCACGGCGGCGAGGGAAGCCAACGACGCGCTCTTCATCCGCGCGGGGCCCGAGATCGGCGTCGCCGCGACGAAGACGTTCTCCTCGCAGGTCGCCGCGATCGCGCTGCTGGCCGATCGGCTGGAAGACGACGGAGCGGGACAGAGCGCGGGATGGTCGACGGCCGAGGAGACTGATCGATCCGCGGATCAGATCGATCGATCGGTTTCGACGACCGCAACGAAGAATCGCGAAGGCGCGAACGGTCGGACTGGAGGAGGCGATCGCGCGGAGAACGACGGCCAAACCGCGTACGACAACGGTGATGTTTCCGAACTTCGCGCGTTGCCGGACCACGTCGAAACCGTCGTCGGCGACGGCAATGCGGCGCGTTTGGCCACACAGTACGCAGATGCGGACTCGTACTTCTTCATCGGCCGGGGCGTCGGGTATCCAGTGGCGCTGGAAGGCGCGCTGAAGTTCAAGGAGATAACCTACGAGCACGCCGAGGGGTTCGCGGCCGGAGAGCTGAAACACGGGCCGCTCGCGCTCGTGACACCCGCCACCGTCGTCGTCGCGATCTTCACCGGTCGCAACGACGAGCGGACGCTTCACAACATCCGCGAGGCGCAGAGCCGCGGTGCGCCCGTCATCGGAATCGGTCCCGAATCCGCCACGGACGTTCGAGAGAAAGTCGACGAGTATCTGTCTTATCCCGACGTCGGACCGAACCTAGCCGGGATCCTCGCCAACGTCCACCTGCAGTTGCTCGCGTATCACGCCGCGGAAATTCGCGATCGAGCGATCGACAAACCGCGAAACCTGGCGAAAAGCGTCACAGTCGAGTGA
- a CDS encoding DUF7344 domain-containing protein, with protein MSVSTQQHEERSGTEAESTETAEASHDVRQGGPSLDVIFDVLRNRRRRLVMQAVEECNGETTLSDLAEHIGGIENDKPPEALNAQERKRVYVGLYQCHLPKMHDAGAIEFDKDRGTVERGEVTERYHKYLQREVEGGSPWPTYYGALAGGTFFLYVGTVALVGPQPVVAVASLVLIGALSAYHWKNESA; from the coding sequence ATGAGCGTATCAACACAGCAACACGAAGAACGGAGCGGCACCGAAGCGGAGTCAACAGAGACAGCGGAGGCGAGTCACGACGTCAGGCAGGGCGGGCCGTCACTGGACGTCATCTTCGACGTGCTCAGAAACCGCCGTCGACGGCTCGTGATGCAGGCGGTAGAGGAGTGCAACGGGGAAACGACGCTGAGTGACCTCGCCGAGCACATCGGCGGAATCGAGAACGACAAACCGCCGGAGGCGCTCAACGCGCAGGAGCGAAAGCGCGTGTACGTCGGCCTGTATCAGTGCCACCTGCCGAAGATGCACGACGCCGGCGCGATCGAGTTCGACAAGGACCGCGGGACCGTCGAGCGGGGAGAAGTCACCGAACGGTATCACAAGTACCTCCAACGAGAGGTTGAAGGGGGCTCACCGTGGCCGACGTACTACGGAGCGCTCGCCGGCGGCACGTTTTTCCTCTACGTCGGGACCGTCGCGCTCGTCGGCCCGCAACCGGTCGTCGCAGTCGCCTCGCTCGTTCTCATCGGCGCACTGTCGGCGTATCACTGGAAGAACGAATCGGCCTGA
- a CDS encoding alpha-D-ribose 1-methylphosphonate 5-triphosphate diphosphatase: MTRPIELKNGRVVTPTRTIEGGRVVVANGQITHVGETTPRSMAGVRSIDVDGQLVLPGLVDLHGDDIESHLYPRSDAPVDAQTALASADRTNLFNGVTTKFHAVAFEDAPDDARSLDDAAAIAREIDSASYTIADNRFHARCELVERSVEAVERLASDVSVDLLSVMHHAPEEGQFDREQFEQHYGENRGWSADTVARAATERRSFSQSERDDLVERMATLADRLGVPLASHDDESAATVDRMAACGVSISEYPLTLAAARRAANRGIGIAMGAPNLVRGGSLWDNLSAREAIDEGLVDVLCADYHPPSLLAAALTDTGEPLYERVNRVTRNPADAVGLDNRGRLETGARADVIVVDPASPPTVSRALVAGSETFVAGTTPASMPSTNAPRLLGPGS, from the coding sequence ATGACCCGACCGATAGAGCTCAAAAACGGCCGAGTCGTCACACCGACGCGCACCATCGAAGGCGGTCGCGTGGTGGTCGCGAACGGCCAGATCACGCACGTCGGAGAGACGACACCCCGATCGATGGCGGGTGTGAGATCGATCGACGTCGACGGACAGCTCGTCCTGCCGGGACTCGTCGATCTCCACGGAGACGACATCGAGAGCCACCTGTACCCGCGGTCTGACGCCCCGGTCGACGCCCAAACCGCTCTCGCGTCGGCGGATCGAACGAACCTGTTCAACGGTGTGACGACCAAGTTTCACGCCGTCGCCTTCGAGGACGCTCCCGACGACGCCCGGTCGCTCGATGACGCGGCGGCCATCGCCCGCGAGATCGACTCGGCGTCGTACACGATCGCCGACAACCGGTTTCACGCTCGATGCGAACTGGTCGAACGGAGCGTGGAGGCGGTCGAGCGGCTGGCTTCGGACGTCTCCGTGGACCTCCTCTCAGTGATGCACCACGCGCCCGAGGAGGGGCAGTTCGATCGCGAGCAGTTCGAGCAACACTACGGAGAGAACCGCGGGTGGTCGGCTGATACCGTCGCTCGGGCCGCCACCGAGAGAAGGTCGTTCTCACAATCGGAACGCGACGACCTTGTCGAGCGTATGGCGACGCTGGCGGACCGTCTCGGCGTTCCGCTCGCGTCGCACGACGACGAGAGCGCGGCGACCGTCGACCGGATGGCCGCGTGCGGTGTCTCGATCAGCGAGTACCCGCTGACTCTCGCGGCCGCGCGACGCGCCGCGAACCGAGGCATCGGTATCGCGATGGGTGCCCCCAACCTCGTTCGCGGCGGGAGCCTCTGGGATAACCTCTCGGCTCGCGAGGCGATCGACGAGGGTCTCGTCGACGTTCTCTGTGCCGACTACCACCCGCCGTCGCTCCTCGCAGCGGCTCTCACTGACACGGGTGAACCGCTTTACGAGCGGGTGAACCGAGTGACGAGGAACCCGGCCGACGCGGTCGGGCTCGACAATCGAGGGCGACTCGAAACCGGTGCGCGCGCCGACGTAATCGTCGTCGATCCGGCGTCGCCGCCGACGGTGTCGCGCGCCCTAGTCGCGGGGTCAGAGACGTTCGTCGCGGGAACGACGCCCGCTTCGATGCCCTCAACGAACGCACCGCGTCTCCTCGGTCCCGGTTCCTGA